The sequence GGCAAGAATTTCTTCTTCATCGAGAACTTCAAACAGACCCAGAGAAAGCACAATTGAGTTCCTAAAGGAGTAGGCGTTTGGGATATAATCATCCAGCAGGTAAACTTCGGGAGTCTTTATTCCCGCTTTGTTTGCCATTTTCATTATTCCCTTATAAAGCCACGGCAAGTCTTCATATGAGATCTTTCTGTGTTTCTTCTTTAGGAAGTTCTTAACAGTCCACAAGTACAATCCGACGAGAGTAAGAAATACCCCTAATATTAACCACAGCCCGATTTTTCCCAAGTATAAAAGCGTAATCAACACTTGGGCGAGGAGTATAAGCTCAAGCACAAACATCTGCTATCACTTCTTGATTTTTGAGAGGTATGCGACTGTTGCTTCTTTAAAATTGCTCATAAGAGCATTCAAAATGCTCTCAACGACTTTTTTCTCGAATTCTTCCTTGCTCGTGGCTATGCTATAAACATATCTCATTCCTCCCCTACCAGTGTCCACGCTCCTCTTTAACAAGCCCTTTTCACACAGCCTGTTCATTAATATGCTAACTGTGGAACGCCTTAGGTTTTCATGTCTTCTTTTTAAGTACTCATAAACCTCTCCAGCAGTTGCAACCTTTGCTTTCCACATATACTCCATTATCTCAGCTTCCATCGGAGGCAAAACTGCCCTTAAACCCTCCTCATTTAGCTTGAATTCATGAGGTTTCATAACATCTACCTCCAGTTTGATTATAAGCAAATACCATACATAAATTTTTTGGAAAACTGAATGCCTTACAGAAGAGCCTATTTGGCGGGCCGGGGGGGATTTGAACCCCCGACCTGCGGATTAAGAGTCCGCCGCTCTAACCATGCTAAGCTACCGGCCCACGCCCAATCCAATAAGGATTGAAGACTATTTATAAACCTTTCGGTCAAGGAAAATAGAAAAATTTATAAACAAACTAAGAAGACAAATAAACGACGCTCTTGCGGGGGTTGCCGAGCCTGGTCAAAGGCGCGGGATTGAGGGTCCCGTCCCGTAGGGGTTCCGGGGTTCAAATCCCCGCCCCCGCACCAAAATTCTTCGTTAGTTCTGGTCGGTTTGATAGATAAGTAAGATTTTTAATCGCTTTTTCAAATACTTTCATCATGTCCAAAAAGCATGCAATTGGAGCAGTTTTTCTTTGGTCAACGGTTGCATCTGCGTTCAAGCTCTCGCTTCAATATTTAACGCCCCTTCAGCTAGTCTTTTATGCCTCATTAACTTCACTGCTTATTTTTGGTGTTTTCTACGCTAAGGATTTTAGACTAAAAAGAGAGAATCTTCATTCTGCTTACCTTGGTCTGATTAATCCGCTCGTTTATTACGTGGTACTTTTCTCAGCTTACGACCGCCTGCCAGCTCAAGAGGCACAGGCCCTTAACTATACATGGCCCCTAATGCTGGTTATTCTCTACGCAATTGTCTTCAAAAAGAAGCCCAAAGCTAAAACAATAGCTGGCTTATCTCTTGGCTTCTTGGGAGTTCTGGTTGTTGTAGCTAAGGGAAATCCAACCGAACTAAACTTTACCAATCCTTTTGGTATCATGTTGGGCCTTGGAAGTGCCGTGATATGGGCGACTTATTGGATACTTAACCTCCGCGATGAAAGGCCATTAGTTGAGAAGATGTTCTGGAACTTCTTTTTTGGCTTTATCTATGTAGCAATTGTAGCTTTCGTTACTGGGGCCTTAATTATCCCAGAACTAAAAGCCCTGATGGGAGCTGTCTACATTGGTCTCTTTGAAATGGGCATAACATTTTTGCTCTGGTATCAGGCAGTAAATGACGATGTAGCTTTTGCGTCAAATCTAGCATATGTAGTCCCATTTCTATCTTTAGTTTTCATTTCGGTGATTGTGGGTGAAACGATAGCTCCATCAACGGTTGTAGGACTAATAATGATAGTCTGCGGAATTATTATTGGCCGAGAATAAACTCCTACTAAAACAGTTTTATGGAAAGTATGAAAATAGAAAAACAAAACTACTTCCCAAACTTTTCCTTGTACAGTTCGGCAAGCTTCTTAATTCCCACTGGGATATCTTCTTTGCTTGGCCTTGAGAAGTTAAGCCTTATGGCATTTCTTCCGCTCTCATCTGTGTAAAACGGCTTTCCTGGCACTACGACTACTCCTTTCTTCTCCATTAGTTCGCTGGCAAAGGAGATTCCATCCGCACCCTCTGGCAAGAACAACATAACAAACATTCCCGCTATTGGTCTTGTGAACTCCGCATCTGGAAGGTTCTCTTCCAGAGCTTTTAGCATGATGTCTCTCTTTTCTTTGTAGCCCAGTAGTGCTCCTTCCAAATGGTACTTCTCGAAATAGCCTCTCTTTAAGTATTCCAGGGCGATGTACTGAGAAATTGCCGGGGCACAGAAGTCAATGGGCTGTTTTTGCATGAGAACCTTTTTGAGAATTTCTCTCTCTGCTATTATCCATCCAACTCTAAATCCAGTTCCAAGAACTTTGCTGAGTGTGCCGGCCACTACAACCCTTCCTTCCTTATCCAGGGCTTTTAAAGGAACTATATCCTCTCCCTCGTACCTCATGAAGTTGTAAGCAGTGTCCTCAATTATCAAGAGGTCATACTTAGCTGCAATTTCTAGCAGAGCTTTTCTGCGCTCCATGCTCATTGTAACTCCCATAGGGTTCTGACCAGTGGGAATTGTGTAAATGAATTTAATCTTCTGTCCCTTGGCTTTAAGTTCCTTTATCCTTTCCTCCAGCAAATCTATTCTCATTCCTTCATTGTCAACTGGAACTCCCTCGATTTTTGCTCCCAACTGTTCAAATGCCAGCAAGGTGTTAATGTACGATGGATTTTCGGTTATTACAACATCTCCCGGATCTATCAAAACCCTTCCAAGAAGATCCAGTGCTCCCGTTCCCCCTATTGTAATAACAATATTTTCTGGAGAAACCTCCAAATGATCATACTTCTTTAGAAATGCTGCTAACTCTTCTCTAAGTTCAGGAATTCCGTTTGCTGGAGTATACATAACGGATTTTGGTTCTTTTTCAAGAACTTCCTTTGCTATCTCTCCGAGAACATCTCTTGGAATTAAATCTGGGTCAGGGTCTCCAGCTGCGAGAGAAATCAACTTCATTCCTTTCTTTTGAAGTTCTGATGCTTTTTTCATTACTTCAGCTAACGCTGAGCCTTTAATCCAATTCGCCCTTCCGGCTAAGTATTTGGTATAATCCACAGACATCACCATTGATTAAATCTTTTGTAAAGATATTTATACGTTTTGACCGTTATCTTAGAAGGGGAATGTCATGAAACCTAAGGTGTTTATAACTCGACAAATTCCGGAAAATGACATTAAGATAATTGAAAAATTCTATGAAGTAGAAATCTGGAATGATCCAAAAGCACCTCCTCGAGATGTTCTCCTAGAGAAAATTAGAGACGTTGATGCGCTGGTGACTCTCGTAACAGACAAAGTAAATGAGGAGTTACTAGAAAACGCCCCCAAGTTGAGAATAATAGCTCAATATGCAGTTGGTTATGATAACATCGACATTGATGCAGCCACAAGAAGAGGAATATACGTTACAAACACGCCCGGAGTGCTCACGGATGCAACGGCAGACCTTGCATTTGCATTGCTTTTAGCAGTGGCAAGAAGAATTGTAGAAGCTGACACCTTTGTAAGGAGCGGGGAATGGAAGAAAAGTGACGTTGGATGGCATCCGTTGATGTTTTTGGGATATGGACTAAAAGGAAAAACCTTAGGGATAATCGGCTTTGGAAGAATTGGTCAAGCCTTAGCAAGGAGGGCTAAGGGATTTGGAATGAAAATCATTTACTACTCAAGAACTCGCAAAACTGAAGCAGAAAAGGAAATTGGTGCTGAGTACGTGGATTTTGAAACTCTTTTAAAGGAGAGCGACTTTATAAGCCTCCACGTTCCACTTACTAAAGAGACCTACCACATGATAGGAGAAAGAGAACTTAAGCTCATGAAGCCCAATGCAATCCTCATAAACACCTCAAGAGGAGCCGTTGTTGATACAAACGCTCTAATCAAAGCATTGAAAGAGAAATGGATAGCCGGAGCGGGTTTGGACGTTTTTGAAGAGGAGCCATACTACAATGAGGAACTTTTCAAGCTGAAAAACGTTGTCTTGGCTCCACACATAGGCAGTGCAACTTATGAAGCTAGGGAGGGCATGGCAGAGCTGGTTGCAAAGAATTTGATAGCCTTTGCTAAAGGAGAGATCCCACCAAATTTAGTCAATAACGATGTTTTAAAAATTAGAAAGCCAGGATTTGAATAAAACGCTTAGCGTCCTCGCACATATAGACGTTGTTGAAATAAACATAGCTTTCCTCTTTATTCCACTCTTTAACTTTTTTTGGTTATCTCTCTCAGCTCCTTTTCGCTGTATTTATGCTTGTATGTTATCCTTTCCCCTTGATAACTGCCGTGAAGGCGGTAGTAGTTAATTCCTTTTCCGTGAAGGGGCTTTCTAACAACAGGGTCGGCAACGTCAATGAGGTCAAATTCTCTAACGAACTTCTTGATTCCCTCTTCACTCCAACCTCTAAGCTCCACAGCTATCTCAAACTCGTCTCTATCTATTCGTGCAAAAAACTTCTCAGCGTTTGCAAAGCTCTCCTCACTTTCTTTAAAGCTCTTGGGAAGCTGAATTAGGATAAATTTTGCCCCTAGAACTTTAGCCTCTTTAAGTGTAAGCTCCCAGTATTTGAAAACTGCTCCAGTAGGTCTTAAAAACCCTACATCTCCAGATGGCTTTACATTACTTCGTCTCCACGTGGGGCTTGTTGGAGGATGTGTTATACCCTGAAATGCCTTAATGGAAAATATAAAATCTTCTGGAGCTTCCTCTCTCCATTTTTGGAGAGTTTCTTCTTGCAAAATTTTGTAAAAAGTTTGCTGAACTTCTACAGTAGTGAAGTCCTTAAAATATTTCCTTCTCGCTTCACAAAAACCACATGTTCCAACAAATATCATGATAAAGAATACAAGGAAGGAAGGTTAAATACCTTTCCCAAG comes from Thermococcus aggregans and encodes:
- a CDS encoding BlaI/MecI/CopY family transcriptional regulator, with amino-acid sequence MKPHEFKLNEEGLRAVLPPMEAEIMEYMWKAKVATAGEVYEYLKRRHENLRRSTVSILMNRLCEKGLLKRSVDTGRGGMRYVYSIATSKEEFEKKVVESILNALMSNFKEATVAYLSKIKK
- a CDS encoding DMT family transporter; the encoded protein is MSKKHAIGAVFLWSTVASAFKLSLQYLTPLQLVFYASLTSLLIFGVFYAKDFRLKRENLHSAYLGLINPLVYYVVLFSAYDRLPAQEAQALNYTWPLMLVILYAIVFKKKPKAKTIAGLSLGFLGVLVVVAKGNPTELNFTNPFGIMLGLGSAVIWATYWILNLRDERPLVEKMFWNFFFGFIYVAIVAFVTGALIIPELKALMGAVYIGLFEMGITFLLWYQAVNDDVAFASNLAYVVPFLSLVFISVIVGETIAPSTVVGLIMIVCGIIIGRE
- a CDS encoding PLP-dependent aminotransferase family protein gives rise to the protein MVMSVDYTKYLAGRANWIKGSALAEVMKKASELQKKGMKLISLAAGDPDPDLIPRDVLGEIAKEVLEKEPKSVMYTPANGIPELREELAAFLKKYDHLEVSPENIVITIGGTGALDLLGRVLIDPGDVVITENPSYINTLLAFEQLGAKIEGVPVDNEGMRIDLLEERIKELKAKGQKIKFIYTIPTGQNPMGVTMSMERRKALLEIAAKYDLLIIEDTAYNFMRYEGEDIVPLKALDKEGRVVVAGTLSKVLGTGFRVGWIIAEREILKKVLMQKQPIDFCAPAISQYIALEYLKRGYFEKYHLEGALLGYKEKRDIMLKALEENLPDAEFTRPIAGMFVMLFLPEGADGISFASELMEKKGVVVVPGKPFYTDESGRNAIRLNFSRPSKEDIPVGIKKLAELYKEKFGK
- the gyaR gene encoding glyoxylate reductase; amino-acid sequence: MKPKVFITRQIPENDIKIIEKFYEVEIWNDPKAPPRDVLLEKIRDVDALVTLVTDKVNEELLENAPKLRIIAQYAVGYDNIDIDAATRRGIYVTNTPGVLTDATADLAFALLLAVARRIVEADTFVRSGEWKKSDVGWHPLMFLGYGLKGKTLGIIGFGRIGQALARRAKGFGMKIIYYSRTRKTEAEKEIGAEYVDFETLLKESDFISLHVPLTKETYHMIGERELKLMKPNAILINTSRGAVVDTNALIKALKEKWIAGAGLDVFEEEPYYNEELFKLKNVVLAPHIGSATYEAREGMAELVAKNLIAFAKGEIPPNLVNNDVLKIRKPGFE